ATCACCGCGGGTGCGATCACCAGCCAAGTGATGCAGCAGACCGATAAAGCACTGCTGGATGCGAATGAGCATGCGGAGCTTGCTCAGGCTTAAATTCTTCTTTGCCTGACCTGCCCTCTTCGCGAGCAAGCCTTTTCCCAGACCTCGAAGTTGTAAGCGGGCTTGTCGCCCTCAGCCGGATTCGGCACGTTCGACACCAGCTTCCACTGGTTCAGGTCAAACTCCGGAAACCACGCATCGCCTTCCGGGCTCAGCGCCACTCGGGTCAGATACAAACGATCTGCCTGCGCCAGCCCCTGTGCATACAACTGCGCGCCGCCAATCAACATCAATTCATCGACACCCTGCGCTTTCGCCCATTCCTCGGCGCGCACCACTGCAGCTTCCAGCGACGGATACACTTCCGCCCCCTCCAGCAGCAGATCCGGCTGACGGCTGACCACGATGTTCAAGCGCCCCGGCAGCGGACGACCGAGGGAGTCCCAGGTCTTACGGCCCATGATGATCGGCTTGCCGAGGGTCGTGGCCTTGAAGTATTTGAAGTCCCCCGGCAGGTGCCAGGGCATGCTGTTGTCGACGCCGATCACGCGGTTTTCACCGAGGGCTGCGATCAGGCTGAGGGGGAGTGATTTAGTCATGCCGGCGAGGATACCAGAGCCTCGCTTGACCCGATAAGTGCCACAGCGGTTATGCTCACTGCTCAATCGAGCAACGGAATGGCGCGTGACTGAACTGACTCCACTGCAAAACCTATGGCTGACCGAAACCATCCGCCTGCGCGAAGAACACGCAGGTCCCCTGGAGGATCTGGAAGCTAATCGACTGGCCCGCGCGGCCGGCGGCGATCTGCCGGGCCGTATTCAGCGCCGCGCCGTGTGGCTGGCCGAGCGCGACGGGCTGAGCGCAGCACTCCAGCACTGGCTGCAAGGCGCGCGTCTGGCGCTGGTGCTGCTGGTCATTTTTGCGCTGCTGAGCGGCGCCGGGCTGGCCTTCGCCGCACTGAGCCAGACGCCGGTCAATGTGTTCTGGGCCCTGGGCAGCCTGCTCGGGCTGAACCTGATTCTGCTGCTGAGCTGGGCGCTGGGGCTGATCTTTGCCGGTGAACACGGCGCCACCCTCGGGCGCTTGTGGCTGTGGCTCAGCGAAAAACTCGCTCGCGATGCCAAAGCTGCGCAACTCGCGCCGGCCCTGCTGCTGATGCTGCAACGCAAAAAACTCAATCGCTGGGCGCTCGGCACATTGGTCAACGGTCTGTGGTTGCTGGCGATGCTCAGCGCCCTGCTGTTGCTGCTGACACTGATGGCGACCCGGCGCTACGGCTTCGTCTGGGAAACCACGATTCTCGGCGCCGACACCTTCATCAACCTGACCCA
The Pseudomonas fluorescens genome window above contains:
- a CDS encoding dihydrofolate reductase, producing MTKSLPLSLIAALGENRVIGVDNSMPWHLPGDFKYFKATTLGKPIIMGRKTWDSLGRPLPGRLNIVVSRQPDLLLEGAEVYPSLEAAVVRAEEWAKAQGVDELMLIGGAQLYAQGLAQADRLYLTRVALSPEGDAWFPEFDLNQWKLVSNVPNPAEGDKPAYNFEVWEKACSRRGQVRQRRI